From Rhodococcus sp. B7740, one genomic window encodes:
- the treY gene encoding malto-oligosyltrehalose synthase, whose product MPLPTSTYRLQLRGDAFTLADASDVVDYLHDLGVTHLYLSPILTATDGSTHGYDVTDTSTVSAALGGREALTQLHSRAAEVGMGIIVDIVPNHVGVEDPRQNAWWWDVLRRGRESEYATYFDIDFGADNGVDGKIAIPVLGSASDVGELTVDRSEDRPLLAFYEHRFPIADGTDSGDAQAVHDRQSYRLVSWSDGLIGYRRFFSVNGLAGIRQEDLDVFTDSHRQVTSWIEDGLIDGLRVDHPDGLADPAGYLTELRGLLGPDRWLVIEKILADGEPLDESLPVDGTTGYDALAAVGGVFVDPEGVHALTALSQVRSGIAYDSETLHETELDLKTGVARGDLSPEVRRLARAVVRESGTTVDLESVIDAIVAVVAAVPVYRTDYAPLARVLPGVIAEIGEEQPELATGLGALTTALISGAESPVRFDQVCGAVTAKGVEDCLFYRANRLISLQEVGGDPSRFGCSTEFFHLTNADRAKRWPAAMTTLSTHDTKRGEDVRARIGVLSQTPELWARCITDWEELTPSPDGTTGMFLWQNLFGVWPTDGVVTSSLRERVHAYAEKAIREAALRTTWTDPDEEFESAVHSWLDAIFDGAVARSMSMLVEKLAPHGHSDALGQKLLNLAGPGIPDVYQGTELWEDSLVDPDNRRPVDYSVRRSMLAASNTAALSIDTGAAKLAVVRAALHVRRERPKSFVGGTYTPIVADGSAAEHLVGFSRGPVPGNADVIALATRLSLGLSEQGWGETSVALPDGRWRDRITDVEHTGTVSVAEVFASLPVALLVRDNEEAVTQ is encoded by the coding sequence ATGCCGCTGCCCACCAGTACATACCGGTTACAACTGCGGGGCGATGCCTTCACCCTTGCCGACGCCTCGGACGTGGTCGATTACCTGCATGACCTCGGGGTCACCCACCTCTACCTCTCGCCGATCCTGACGGCGACGGACGGGTCGACACACGGTTACGACGTCACCGACACCTCGACGGTCTCGGCCGCACTGGGAGGCCGAGAAGCATTGACGCAGTTGCATTCTCGTGCCGCCGAAGTGGGCATGGGGATCATCGTCGACATCGTGCCCAACCACGTAGGAGTGGAGGACCCGCGGCAGAACGCATGGTGGTGGGACGTACTTCGTCGCGGTCGTGAGTCCGAGTACGCGACGTACTTCGACATCGACTTCGGAGCCGACAACGGCGTCGACGGCAAGATCGCCATCCCCGTTCTCGGGAGCGCGAGCGACGTCGGCGAGTTGACCGTCGACCGCTCCGAGGACCGGCCTCTGCTCGCGTTCTACGAGCACCGCTTCCCCATCGCCGACGGCACCGACAGCGGCGATGCGCAGGCCGTACACGATCGCCAGTCGTACCGACTGGTGAGCTGGTCCGACGGGCTGATCGGGTACCGACGTTTCTTCTCGGTAAACGGTCTGGCGGGAATCCGGCAGGAAGACCTCGACGTCTTCACCGACTCCCATCGACAGGTGACAAGTTGGATCGAGGACGGTCTGATCGACGGACTTCGCGTCGACCATCCCGACGGCCTGGCCGACCCCGCCGGCTACCTCACCGAGCTCCGCGGACTTCTCGGCCCCGACCGGTGGTTGGTCATCGAGAAGATCCTGGCCGACGGCGAACCGTTGGACGAATCGCTCCCCGTCGACGGGACGACCGGATACGACGCCTTGGCCGCGGTCGGCGGAGTGTTCGTCGACCCCGAGGGCGTGCATGCACTCACCGCGTTGTCCCAGGTGCGCTCGGGCATCGCCTACGACAGCGAGACGCTGCACGAGACCGAACTGGACCTCAAGACCGGGGTCGCCCGCGGCGATCTGTCCCCGGAGGTGCGACGCCTCGCGCGGGCCGTCGTGCGCGAATCCGGCACCACCGTCGATCTCGAGTCCGTCATCGACGCGATCGTCGCCGTCGTCGCGGCCGTCCCCGTCTACCGGACCGACTACGCGCCGCTCGCTCGTGTGCTGCCCGGAGTGATCGCGGAGATCGGCGAGGAGCAGCCCGAATTGGCAACCGGCCTCGGCGCGTTGACGACGGCTCTGATCAGCGGTGCCGAATCGCCGGTGCGCTTCGATCAGGTGTGCGGTGCCGTCACGGCCAAGGGTGTCGAGGACTGCCTGTTCTATCGTGCGAACCGGCTCATCTCATTGCAGGAGGTCGGCGGTGATCCCAGCCGATTCGGTTGCAGCACCGAGTTCTTCCATCTCACAAATGCGGACCGCGCGAAGCGTTGGCCGGCGGCGATGACCACGCTGTCGACCCACGACACCAAGCGCGGCGAGGACGTGCGGGCACGCATCGGCGTGCTGTCGCAGACTCCCGAACTGTGGGCCCGCTGTATAACCGACTGGGAAGAACTGACCCCGAGTCCCGATGGCACCACCGGAATGTTCTTGTGGCAGAACCTGTTCGGAGTCTGGCCGACCGACGGGGTGGTCACGTCCTCGTTGCGTGAACGCGTCCACGCCTATGCGGAGAAGGCGATCCGCGAGGCCGCCCTTCGCACGACGTGGACCGACCCGGACGAGGAGTTCGAGTCCGCAGTACACAGCTGGCTCGACGCGATCTTCGACGGTGCCGTCGCGCGCTCGATGTCGATGCTCGTCGAGAAGCTCGCTCCGCACGGCCATTCCGACGCACTGGGTCAGAAACTGCTCAACCTGGCCGGGCCAGGCATCCCCGATGTGTACCAGGGCACCGAGTTGTGGGAGGACTCGCTCGTCGACCCCGACAACCGAAGGCCCGTCGACTACTCGGTGCGTCGATCGATGCTCGCCGCGTCGAACACCGCTGCGCTCTCGATCGACACGGGTGCGGCCAAGCTCGCCGTCGTTCGCGCCGCACTGCACGTGCGACGCGAGCGGCCGAAGAGTTTCGTCGGCGGGACCTACACGCCTATCGTCGCGGACGGATCCGCAGCCGAGCACCTCGTCGGGTTCTCGCGTGGACCGGTTCCCGGAAACGCCGACGTGATCGCACTCGCCACGAGACTCTCGCTCGGCCTGTCCGAGCAGGGTTGGGGTGAGACATCCGTGGCCCTGCCCGACGGCCGTTGGCGCGACCGCATCACCGACGTCGAACACACCGGCACGGTGTCGGTGGCCGAGGTGTTCGCCTCACTCCCGGTCGCACTTCTGGTGCGCGACAACGAAGAAGCGGTGACACAGTGA
- the glgX gene encoding glycogen debranching protein GlgX: MLHEASDDTPAIAVWPGSAYPLGATYDGAGTNFALFSEVAEAVDLCLIAEDGTETRIRFEESDGYVWHAYLPTVVPGQRYGYRVHGPWDPAAGHRCDPSKLLVDPYGKAFEGTFDGDRSLFSYNMDAPAPELEPESEVRIVEEAADSLDAEVPFEDAADLADPDDEIIEEAPVAHDEVPNNDFPQHDSLGHTMTTVVINPFFDWQADRAPKRPYHETVIYEAHVKGMTINHPDIPEAERGTYAGLAHPVIIDHLNHLGVTAIELMPVHQFMQDQVLLDKGLRNYWGYNTFGFLAPHAEYSSLQSPGAAVTEFKAMVRSFHAAGIEVILDVVYNHTAEGNHMGPTISFRGIDNAAYYRLVDGDLEHYMDYTGTGNSLNARHPHTLQLIMDSLRYWVTEMHVDGFRFDLASTLARELHDVDRLSAFFDLVQQDPVVSQVKLIAEPWDVGEGGYQVGNFPGLWTEWNGKYRDTVRDYWRGEPATLGEFASRLTGSSDLYEATGRRPGASINFVIAHDGFTLNDLVSYNDKHNDANGEDNNDGESHNRSWNCGVEGPTDDPEILDLRARQIRNIMATLLLSQGTPMIAHGDEMARTQQGNNNVYCQDSELAWMDWSLAEKNAELIEFTRNAIALRAEHPVFRRRRFFEGRPIRTGEQARDIAWLTPAGEEMTPEDWDSGFGKSLTVFLNGEGIPEPNQRGERVVDDSFLLCFNAHHETIEFVTPDGNYAKEWTVALNTASRTGTSEKSIEAGTPVEVTARSLLVLRKTA, translated from the coding sequence ATGCTGCACGAAGCCTCCGACGACACGCCTGCCATCGCAGTATGGCCGGGATCCGCTTATCCGCTGGGCGCAACCTACGACGGAGCAGGAACCAACTTCGCCTTGTTTTCCGAGGTCGCGGAGGCGGTGGATCTGTGCCTGATCGCCGAGGACGGCACCGAGACCCGCATCCGTTTCGAGGAGTCCGACGGCTACGTCTGGCACGCGTATCTGCCCACGGTGGTACCGGGTCAGCGCTACGGCTATCGCGTTCACGGCCCGTGGGATCCGGCCGCCGGGCATCGCTGTGATCCGAGCAAACTGCTCGTGGATCCGTACGGCAAGGCGTTCGAGGGAACGTTCGACGGTGACCGATCGCTGTTCTCGTACAACATGGACGCCCCGGCTCCCGAACTCGAGCCCGAGTCCGAGGTACGGATCGTCGAGGAAGCCGCGGATTCGCTCGACGCCGAGGTCCCGTTCGAGGACGCCGCCGATCTCGCCGATCCCGACGACGAGATCATCGAGGAAGCCCCCGTCGCGCACGACGAGGTGCCGAACAACGACTTCCCCCAGCATGATTCGCTCGGACACACGATGACCACCGTCGTGATCAACCCCTTCTTCGACTGGCAGGCCGATCGCGCTCCCAAACGCCCGTATCACGAGACGGTGATCTACGAGGCCCACGTCAAGGGCATGACGATCAACCACCCCGACATCCCCGAAGCCGAGCGCGGCACCTACGCGGGCCTGGCGCACCCGGTGATCATCGACCACCTCAACCACCTCGGTGTCACGGCCATCGAGCTGATGCCGGTGCACCAGTTCATGCAGGATCAGGTTCTGCTGGACAAGGGATTGCGAAACTACTGGGGCTACAACACATTCGGTTTCCTCGCCCCGCACGCGGAGTACTCCTCGCTGCAGTCCCCCGGTGCCGCGGTCACCGAGTTCAAGGCCATGGTCCGTTCGTTCCACGCCGCCGGCATCGAGGTGATCCTCGACGTGGTCTACAACCACACCGCCGAGGGCAACCACATGGGCCCGACCATCAGCTTCCGCGGCATCGACAACGCCGCGTACTACCGGCTCGTCGACGGCGACCTCGAGCATTACATGGACTACACCGGTACCGGCAACAGCCTCAACGCGCGACACCCGCACACGCTGCAGCTCATCATGGACTCGCTGCGCTACTGGGTCACCGAGATGCACGTGGACGGATTCCGATTCGACCTCGCGTCGACCCTGGCGCGCGAACTGCACGACGTCGATCGCCTGAGCGCGTTCTTCGATCTGGTGCAACAGGATCCGGTCGTCAGCCAGGTGAAGCTGATCGCCGAGCCCTGGGACGTGGGCGAGGGCGGCTACCAGGTCGGCAACTTCCCCGGCCTGTGGACGGAGTGGAACGGCAAATACCGCGACACCGTGCGCGACTACTGGCGGGGCGAGCCGGCCACACTGGGTGAATTCGCATCGAGACTGACCGGATCCTCGGATCTGTACGAGGCCACCGGCCGTCGCCCCGGTGCCAGCATCAACTTCGTCATCGCGCACGACGGGTTCACGCTCAACGATCTGGTGTCGTACAACGACAAGCACAACGACGCCAACGGCGAGGACAACAACGACGGCGAGAGTCACAACCGCTCGTGGAACTGCGGCGTGGAGGGCCCGACGGACGATCCGGAGATCCTGGACCTGCGTGCCCGCCAGATCCGCAACATCATGGCGACGTTGCTACTGAGCCAGGGCACGCCGATGATCGCCCACGGCGACGAGATGGCGCGCACCCAGCAGGGCAACAACAACGTCTACTGCCAGGACTCCGAACTGGCCTGGATGGACTGGTCGTTGGCCGAGAAGAACGCCGAACTGATCGAGTTCACCCGCAACGCCATCGCGCTGCGCGCCGAGCATCCGGTGTTCCGACGCCGACGGTTCTTCGAGGGCCGCCCCATTCGAACCGGCGAGCAGGCTCGAGACATCGCCTGGCTCACCCCCGCCGGCGAGGAGATGACCCCGGAGGACTGGGACAGCGGATTCGGCAAGTCGCTCACGGTGTTCCTCAACGGCGAGGGAATCCCGGAGCCGAACCAACGCGGTGAGCGCGTGGTGGACGACTCGTTCCTGTTGTGCTTCAACGCACATCACGAGACCATCGAGTTCGTGACCCCCGACGGAAACTACGCCAAGGAGTGGACGGTGGCGCTCAACACCGCGTCGCGAACCGGGACAAGTGAGAAATCGATCGAAGCGGGTACACCGGTGGAAGTCACCGCTCGTTCCTTGCTCGTTCTACGAAAGACTGCCTGA
- a CDS encoding acyltransferase family protein: MHVPQSSADTSAAVAVPAQGDAAPPSSEPRRPPQRHDLNGLRGVAIALVVVFHIWMGRVSGGVDVFLTLSGFFFTASLLRSAESGASLNPITRISRVLRRLGPPLLITLFTVAVALVFLLPRTRWADLGDQLVAGVFYFVNWQLATTANDYLAADPSVSPVQHLWSVAVQFQFYLLAIAVVFGLAWVRRVARPEGPRSLRPVTFAVIFTVIAVVSFVYAADGVRRHQAWNYYDTGARLWEIMLGAAVAAVFAARSGKPAAGPSARDTRTWSTARGALAVVGIGVIVACGFLVDGVAAFPGPLALIPVLATIALIVAGSETAVAATLSNRFFAWLGSIAFPLYLWHWPLLIFYLSATDRSHVDMLGGLGIVAASVALAFLTVRLVERPTQSTTFTPARIAVTACAVVAAIAVTASSIGWNAYISRSIDAVQANGSIDQLTHPGALELTDGIRADPADVIPPLYSAPEDLPATTIEGCIADFETWEAISCSYGDVDATRTIVLAGSSHAEHWVTALDALGREHGFAVVTFLKMGCPLSVNTMPMLGPNEYPDCLDWTRTVLSDIADMQPDYVFTTATRPRGDAPGDFTPPWYASVWQQLTADGVGILGIRDTPWLAYRAIDCLADGGTAVSCGIPRDDALDPVNPALASSFQLGGFSALDLSDAVCDDFVCRAEQGNVLIYRDEHHLTATYVRTLTTELGRQIGSATGWWAGP; this comes from the coding sequence ATGCACGTACCCCAGAGCAGCGCCGATACCTCGGCCGCAGTTGCCGTTCCGGCTCAGGGGGACGCAGCTCCGCCGTCGAGCGAACCGCGTCGGCCACCACAGCGACACGACCTCAACGGCCTGCGCGGTGTCGCCATCGCCCTCGTCGTCGTCTTCCACATCTGGATGGGTCGAGTGTCGGGCGGCGTCGATGTGTTCCTCACCCTGTCCGGCTTCTTCTTCACTGCATCTCTGCTGAGATCGGCCGAGTCCGGCGCGAGCCTGAACCCGATCACGCGTATCTCGCGAGTACTGCGCAGACTCGGGCCGCCACTGCTGATCACCTTGTTCACGGTGGCCGTCGCATTGGTGTTCCTGCTTCCCCGGACCCGATGGGCCGACCTGGGCGATCAGCTGGTGGCCGGTGTCTTCTACTTCGTGAACTGGCAGCTGGCGACGACGGCGAACGACTACCTTGCGGCCGACCCCTCGGTGAGTCCCGTTCAGCACCTGTGGTCGGTGGCCGTGCAGTTCCAGTTCTACCTACTGGCCATTGCCGTCGTGTTCGGTCTGGCATGGGTCCGGCGTGTCGCGCGACCCGAGGGACCACGAAGTCTTCGACCTGTGACGTTCGCGGTGATTTTCACCGTGATCGCGGTGGTGTCTTTCGTGTACGCAGCAGACGGTGTTCGACGCCACCAGGCGTGGAACTACTACGACACCGGTGCGCGGCTGTGGGAGATCATGCTCGGGGCCGCAGTCGCAGCCGTGTTCGCCGCACGCAGCGGCAAACCGGCGGCCGGGCCGTCTGCCCGCGACACCCGAACGTGGTCGACCGCACGCGGGGCCCTTGCCGTTGTCGGCATCGGTGTCATCGTCGCGTGCGGCTTTCTCGTCGACGGTGTTGCTGCTTTTCCGGGGCCGCTGGCCCTGATCCCGGTGCTGGCCACCATCGCGCTGATCGTCGCCGGTTCCGAGACGGCCGTCGCGGCCACGCTCTCCAACCGCTTCTTCGCCTGGCTCGGATCCATCGCGTTTCCGCTCTACCTGTGGCACTGGCCGCTGCTGATCTTCTACCTCTCGGCCACCGATCGGTCCCACGTCGACATGCTCGGCGGCCTCGGCATCGTCGCTGCCTCGGTCGCACTCGCATTCCTCACCGTTCGTCTGGTCGAGCGGCCCACGCAGTCGACCACGTTCACCCCGGCACGCATCGCGGTGACCGCGTGTGCGGTGGTGGCCGCGATCGCGGTCACCGCGAGTTCGATCGGGTGGAACGCCTACATCAGCCGCTCGATCGACGCCGTGCAAGCCAACGGATCCATCGACCAGCTGACCCACCCGGGCGCGCTCGAGTTGACCGACGGGATTCGTGCGGACCCCGCCGACGTGATCCCGCCCCTGTATTCGGCCCCGGAGGACCTGCCGGCCACCACCATCGAGGGCTGCATCGCGGATTTCGAGACCTGGGAAGCGATCTCGTGCTCCTACGGCGACGTCGACGCGACCCGAACCATCGTGCTGGCGGGCAGCTCGCATGCCGAACACTGGGTCACGGCCCTCGACGCCCTGGGACGTGAACACGGCTTCGCGGTGGTCACTTTCCTCAAGATGGGATGCCCGCTGAGCGTGAACACGATGCCGATGCTCGGCCCGAACGAGTACCCGGATTGCCTGGACTGGACTCGGACCGTCCTCTCCGACATCGCCGACATGCAGCCGGACTACGTGTTCACCACCGCCACCCGGCCTCGAGGGGACGCCCCCGGCGACTTCACTCCCCCCTGGTACGCCTCGGTGTGGCAGCAACTCACCGCGGACGGCGTCGGGATTCTCGGTATCCGAGACACCCCATGGCTCGCCTACCGGGCCATCGACTGCCTCGCCGACGGCGGCACGGCCGTCTCGTGCGGTATTCCGAGGGACGACGCGTTGGACCCCGTCAATCCGGCCCTGGCCTCGTCGTTTCAGCTGGGCGGATTCTCAGCGCTCGACCTGTCCGATGCCGTGTGCGACGACTTCGTGTGCCGCGCCGAGCAGGGAAACGTTCTGATCTACCGTGACGAACACCATCTCACCGCGACCTACGTGCGAACCCTCACCACCGAGCTGGGCCGACAGATCGGATCGGCCACCGGCTGGTGGGCCGGACCGTGA
- a CDS encoding MFS transporter, producing MPLGLLALAIGGFGIGLTEFVIMGLLPEVAADFAVTEATAGWLITGYALSVVVGALIVTAAVTRFPRKNVLLALMCLFIVGNLVSALSSSYEMMLFGRVVAALCHGAFFGIGAVVAASLVEPAKKAGAIAMMFAGLTAANVLGVPFGTFLGQNHGWRSTFWAITVIGIVALIGIATLVPRDTGSDEVSNLRRELRAFRSVQVWLSIVVTVLGYGGMFGAFTYIAFTLTDVSGFASSSVPWLLVLFGGGLFVGNYLGGKAADRNLTGTLTILLGALTVVLVFFALTAESRPATIASLVLMGAFGFATVPGLQMRVMSFASDAPTMASGANIAAFNLGNALGAWLGGVTISAGLGYTSPIWAGAGITAAASIVLLFATGLLRRADADPVAGASRPSAATSAAGSST from the coding sequence ATGCCACTCGGCTTGCTCGCCCTCGCCATCGGGGGATTCGGAATCGGTCTGACCGAATTCGTCATCATGGGCCTACTGCCCGAAGTCGCGGCCGATTTCGCGGTCACCGAGGCCACCGCCGGCTGGCTCATCACCGGCTACGCGCTCTCCGTCGTCGTCGGGGCCCTGATCGTCACCGCCGCCGTGACACGGTTTCCTCGCAAGAACGTCCTGCTCGCACTGATGTGCCTGTTCATCGTCGGCAATCTCGTCTCCGCACTGTCGAGCAGCTACGAGATGATGCTGTTCGGCCGCGTCGTCGCAGCGCTGTGTCACGGAGCGTTCTTCGGCATCGGTGCCGTCGTCGCGGCGAGCCTGGTCGAGCCGGCGAAGAAGGCCGGAGCCATCGCCATGATGTTCGCCGGCCTCACCGCCGCCAACGTCCTAGGAGTTCCGTTCGGGACGTTCCTGGGTCAGAACCACGGTTGGCGCTCGACGTTCTGGGCGATCACGGTGATCGGCATCGTCGCGTTGATAGGCATCGCCACCCTCGTTCCTCGCGATACCGGGAGCGACGAGGTGAGCAATCTGCGTCGCGAGTTGCGCGCGTTCCGGTCGGTGCAGGTATGGCTGTCCATTGTGGTCACGGTGCTCGGGTACGGCGGCATGTTCGGTGCGTTCACATACATCGCGTTCACGCTCACCGACGTCAGTGGCTTCGCGTCGAGTTCGGTGCCGTGGCTCCTCGTGCTGTTCGGCGGTGGACTGTTCGTCGGCAACTACCTCGGCGGCAAGGCGGCCGACCGCAACCTCACCGGCACACTGACGATTCTGCTCGGGGCACTGACCGTCGTACTCGTCTTCTTCGCGCTCACCGCGGAGAGTCGCCCGGCGACGATCGCATCTCTCGTGCTCATGGGTGCGTTCGGTTTCGCGACGGTCCCTGGGCTGCAGATGCGGGTGATGTCGTTCGCATCCGACGCTCCGACGATGGCGTCCGGCGCGAACATCGCCGCATTCAATCTCGGAAACGCATTGGGCGCGTGGCTCGGCGGTGTGACGATTTCCGCCGGTCTCGGCTACACCTCGCCGATCTGGGCCGGAGCCGGTATCACTGCGGCGGCCTCGATCGTTCTGTTGTTCGCAACCGGTCTGCTTCGACGCGCCGACGCGGATCCGGTCGCGGGAGCGAGCCGACCGAGCGCTGCGACCAGTGCTGCGGGATCGTCCACCTGA
- a CDS encoding MerR family transcriptional regulator, with product MRIGSLAEAAGTTPRTVRHYHRLGLLGEPRRLSNGYREYTIDDVVRLMRIRWLADAGMPLGAIAAALDRSATDESDVVADLRALLAAIETEQKALAHKHARLSALLDDAVEQRPLTALPRDAADTLAALIDTAAETDRDALLRERDLLEVMAISGTVPASFFETMTATLDDPGTRLKYLALLRRFSALEGRGVDDAAGDIDSLAAELASVLDIHALVSTEPDVPAHESGPLSIDDIVPDPAQRAVIIEAIARLETGEPIRPGGAR from the coding sequence ATGAGAATCGGATCCCTGGCCGAGGCCGCTGGAACGACACCTCGAACCGTGCGTCACTACCACCGTCTCGGCCTGCTCGGTGAGCCGCGCCGACTGTCGAACGGCTATCGCGAGTACACGATCGACGACGTGGTTCGACTGATGAGAATTCGCTGGCTCGCCGATGCCGGAATGCCCCTCGGAGCGATCGCAGCCGCCCTCGACCGGTCCGCTACGGACGAGAGCGATGTGGTCGCCGATCTGCGCGCTCTGCTCGCGGCTATCGAAACGGAGCAAAAAGCTTTGGCGCACAAGCACGCTCGTTTGTCGGCCCTGCTCGACGATGCCGTCGAACAGCGTCCACTGACGGCCCTGCCGCGCGATGCGGCCGACACACTGGCCGCGTTGATCGATACTGCCGCCGAGACCGACCGAGACGCGTTGCTTCGTGAACGTGACCTACTCGAGGTGATGGCGATCTCGGGCACCGTCCCCGCGTCGTTCTTCGAGACGATGACCGCGACGCTCGACGATCCCGGAACCCGTCTGAAGTACCTGGCACTCCTGCGCAGATTCAGCGCGCTCGAAGGCCGAGGCGTCGACGATGCCGCAGGTGACATCGATTCTCTCGCAGCAGAATTGGCGTCGGTGCTCGATATCCACGCTCTCGTCTCGACGGAGCCCGACGTCCCTGCCCACGAGAGCGGCCCGCTGAGCATCGACGACATCGTGCCCGATCCCGCTCAGCGCGCAGTGATCATCGAGGCCATCGCGCGTCTGGAGACCGGCGAACCCATCCGCCCCGGTGGTGCTCGATGA
- a CDS encoding GGDEF domain-containing protein: MVDTDRWYREMFEASTVGLALADENGLLVLANEAYAAIVGCPRHLLSGRSSREFTHPDDLAQHAAMEQIMDDAKARGESVHVEKRYLHADGTVRWGWISASEVPGPGGIRWTMAVVHDTTDRRRVEDDLRQAAQTDALTGLLNRRGWRDRLHQLTTPRGADLALALAMIDFDRFKSYNDRYGHGRGDRLLVRFSAAAQDLLGGRVSIARWGGEEFALAMPGVDSTTMSAVLAELSAVVPDGQTFSAGYTTLRAGSPSTTVSTARTCCSIGPNETVVHARTARRTKRPDDDRQLCRRPNPTTPESDA, translated from the coding sequence ATGGTCGACACCGATCGTTGGTATCGGGAGATGTTCGAGGCCAGCACAGTCGGATTGGCCCTGGCCGACGAGAACGGATTGTTGGTTCTCGCGAACGAGGCGTATGCGGCCATCGTCGGTTGTCCGCGCCATCTGTTGTCCGGCCGGTCCTCGCGTGAGTTCACCCATCCCGACGATCTGGCTCAGCACGCCGCGATGGAACAGATCATGGACGACGCCAAGGCGCGCGGGGAATCGGTTCATGTCGAGAAGCGCTACCTGCATGCCGACGGCACGGTCCGGTGGGGGTGGATCTCGGCCAGTGAGGTTCCCGGCCCCGGGGGCATTCGGTGGACGATGGCAGTCGTACACGACACCACCGACCGGCGGCGCGTCGAGGACGACCTCCGTCAAGCCGCGCAGACCGATGCCCTGACCGGCTTGCTCAACCGACGTGGATGGCGAGATCGGTTGCATCAGTTGACGACACCCCGTGGTGCCGACCTCGCATTGGCTCTGGCGATGATCGACTTCGATCGGTTCAAGTCGTACAACGACAGGTACGGGCACGGACGCGGGGATCGGTTGTTGGTTCGGTTCTCCGCTGCTGCGCAGGACCTTCTCGGTGGCCGCGTCTCCATCGCCAGGTGGGGCGGCGAGGAGTTCGCACTCGCGATGCCCGGGGTGGATTCGACGACCATGTCGGCCGTGCTGGCCGAGCTGTCGGCGGTCGTGCCCGACGGACAGACCTTCTCGGCCGGTTACACGACCCTGCGCGCGGGGAGTCCGTCGACGACTGTTTCGACCGCGCGGACATGCTGCTCTATCGGGCCAAACGAGACGGTGGTGCACGCTCGTACGGCGAGGCGTACGAAGCGCCCTGATGACGACCGTCAGCTCTGCAGGCGACCGAATCCGACGACCCCGGAATCGGATGCGTAG
- a CDS encoding CHAP domain-containing protein encodes MSIDATARTRRRWPLWVAACTAVVVVAVVGVLWLAPSRYLPWDTEAFPEVNAGELTTDQARVVELLRTEHELQRPGTFYAEGIDEAWCADFVSWIMKEAGLPLSNPHSGSWRIPGVYTLQEFYQEQGRFEAVGDYTPSVGDVVLYDNASWAGQHTNVIVAVEGGEAITVGGNEAGKIRVHTLNYASDSGVVGFGRLQS; translated from the coding sequence ATGAGCATCGACGCCACCGCGCGGACCCGACGACGGTGGCCGCTGTGGGTGGCAGCCTGCACGGCTGTCGTCGTGGTCGCGGTAGTCGGTGTTCTGTGGCTGGCACCGAGCCGGTACCTCCCGTGGGACACCGAAGCATTCCCTGAGGTGAATGCCGGCGAGTTGACCACCGATCAGGCCCGGGTGGTCGAACTCCTGCGCACCGAGCACGAGCTGCAGCGGCCGGGAACGTTCTACGCCGAAGGCATCGACGAAGCGTGGTGCGCCGATTTCGTCAGCTGGATCATGAAGGAGGCGGGACTGCCGCTGTCGAATCCTCATTCGGGTTCGTGGCGCATACCCGGCGTATACACCCTGCAGGAGTTTTACCAGGAGCAGGGCCGATTCGAGGCCGTGGGCGACTACACGCCATCGGTGGGCGATGTGGTGCTCTACGACAACGCCAGCTGGGCCGGCCAGCACACCAACGTGATCGTTGCGGTCGAGGGCGGCGAGGCCATCACCGTCGGAGGCAACGAAGCCGGCAAGATCAGGGTGCACACACTGAACTACGCATCCGATTCCGGGGTCGTCGGATTCGGTCGCCTGCAGAGCTGA